GGATTTAAATTTTTGTCTTAATTCATTCGAATTATTAATTTCATTCTTTGGAATAATCAGCGAAAGTCCTGTGGATATTTTTAAAAAGAAATGATTTTGAGTCTCGTCAATCTTTTCTATTTCTGATATGTATATTTTTAATTCTCCTGCTTTGTCTTTAGAGAAAATGGAATCTTCTTTTATTTCTATTGTCTCCATTTGTCCAAACCGTTTTGAATAATTCTCATGGATAAATGTTTTGTATTGCTTTTTGTGCGACCATTTGAAATATTTTGGATAGAAAAAACCACTCGTAATGGCTATGAGTCCTAAATATAATGTTAAGGCAATATTCTGGTTTAAATAGAAGTAAAAAGCTGCTAAAACTGACCCAACTGTCATTAGAATCCAACCCTTTTTTTTCTGCTTATTTATCCTTTCAGATTTAGAAGCGTTAAATAATTGAAAGTCTAAAAAATCTTGCTCTTTTATTTTGTATTTGAGTGTCATACTTGAAATGTCTAGTCCTGAAATATGGCTAAAGGTTAAAATTGAAACTGAACTGATAATTTATATACCATATTTAGTGTTTTATAATCTAAAGGTATTCCAAAAGGGAATAGACTTCCATTTAAGCGTATCAAAATTAAGGTAAATACTTAATAAGTAATAATAAAACAAGCCTTTTAAAAAGGCTTGTTTCACTCAATCGATTAAAATAGTATGGGGTTGTGCAACGGTTACCGGTGTTGTGCAACATTTTTTAATTTTATTTAATATTTTATCATTTATGCAATTGTTTTAAATAGCGTTGTTCATTGATAGTGCTTTTAACAATAATAACAATAACAACGATAAGAGAAATACCCCCTGAAACTATAATGTAAGTATAGAATCCATTAGAGAAGTACACCTTAAAGTAAGGCAATAGCAAATAAAATCCAAATATGTAAACTGTTATACAGACTGGTGTAATAATATAATTTATAATTTGTCGGGTTTTGTAATACTTTTTCAGATAGGCGAGGTAAGATTTTTGAGTCATCGAAATGAGTTGCTTTTCTTTGCGATATAACGAAAGAAACTCCAAGATAATTCGTAATGTAATACTTGAAATCATAAAAATCAAACCTAAATTGAAGGTATTCCACTGATTGAATGCATAATAAAAAGCATAGATTATCAATACAACTACTGTTAACGACAAAACAGTGATACTGATATATTGACTGTTACGTTGCTTCTTTGCTTTTGTGATTATATCTTTAGGATTAAAGTTTGATATATCATTAACTTGAATATCCCATAATTTATTTAAGTTATCATTTTCCATTTGTAATACATTTTAAAAGTGATTTTCGAATACGACTCAATCGTGTTCTTAATGTTCCGTGTGCTAAACCAACGGTATCTGCAATAGTAGTTTGTGGTATGTTTTCTAGTTCTAATAATATCAATGCTTTATTTTGCTCGTTTAATTGATCTATACAGTGATACATTTTTTTGATATTACCTTCATTGTTGTCATTGTTGTCATCATTGTCACTATTTGACAATAAGTCTTCATTAATAGTGATGCTTTTTCTTGATTTACGTAAATCGCCTAAACAAACATTTACTGCAATTCTATAAATCCAAGTGTCTATAGACGATTTTCCTTTAAATGAGTTTCTATGTTTCCAAACCTTTATAAAAGTCTCCTGAAGCCATTCTTTTGCAAGCTCATTATTACCTGATGCATACCCTAAACATAATCTGTGGATTTTAGAAGCGTGTAAATTATAGATGTTAGTAAATTCTTGTTCTGTAATCATTATTTAGTTGATAATATCGTTTGCATTTGTTTTAAAAACCATTCAGGTTTGTCAAGCATTATAAAATGGGCACTATCTTCCGCTATAATAAAATTGTAATCTTTTAAATTTACATATTGATTTTTATAAGTTTGCTTAACCATTTCCTCACCATATGGTTGTGACGCTGCAATTATAGTAACTGGAATCGAAATGTTTTTTAAATCTTCTCTAAGGTCTAATTTAAGGTAGTCTGTATATCCATAAACATATGTTTTTCTGTCAGATTCTAGTATCCAATTTTTAATTTTTTCTTGAGCTGATTCTTTAAGACTCATACCTTTCGACATTGCTGTGGCAGTTTGCTCAAAGGCTACAGCATCTAGTGCTAGTTGTTGATTATTATATGGACTTTCATAAATTAAGTTTTCAGGGTTAAAATCTGGAATCATCAATGCGCCAGAAGCAGGAAGCGCATCAATTAATATAATTTTAGAAAGTTTTAAATCGTTTTGTGCAGCAAGCCAAGTGGCAATTGTTCCGCCCAAACTGTGACCAATTATGGTAGCATTTTGTAAATCATTTTTTAATATATATTTTTTTAGAGACTCGTTGACTTTAGGTAACCAAGGAAATTCTATTGCTTCTTTTCCTCCAAAACCAGCTAATGTTACTATGTGGCATTCGTAATTCTTTTCAAGTTCCTTTACAAGTGGATTCCAAATGTCTCCAGAAACTGCAAAGCCAGGAATTAATACTATAGGTTTACCTTTTCCTGTAACTTCTACACTAATAGGTTGACTTTCATTTTTTGCATAAATAGATAAAGAAAATACGAATGAGACTAATAATAAAATAAGATTTTTCATTGTTTTTAAGTTTTGATTTCCCTTTAGATGTGGAAATCAAAAAATGTTACATCTTATTTTAAAAGTGACATAAAATAGGCTCCATTTATTCTTCGATAATGGTTGGTCTAAATGTTAGTTAAGGGACATAGTTTACACAATACATTACTTATTTTGCTTAAAATCAGCAATCTGTTTTTCAAATTTTCCGCTGTCTTTGAATGCGCAAAGATTTCCATCTGGATCCAAAAATTTCGCAATTGTCCCCCAAGAATGTTCTTGATAATCAACTTTTATATTTTCTGCGGTTAGTTTTTCCGCAAGTAATTTTACATTCGGCACATTCATCCGCAAGCAAGTTCTAAATCGTTCCGTTTCTGTTTTTTGTCCAATATATTCATCATCCAATTCCACCATTAGATATGATTGTCCAAATTTAAAGCAAGTCAGATTTTCGCTTTCAAACATTTTTTTCAGTCCGAGAATACTTTCATAAAACTCAACACACTTTTTATATTCGATTGTATATAATATAATTCCTGTTCGGTCAAATTCCATTCAGATTGGTTTTTTCAGCTGTCTAGTCCTGAAATATGCTACAGGTTAAAATTGAATTTAGGCTGTTAATTTATATACCTATTTGGTATTTTATAATCTAAAGATAAATGTAATCTTACTTCGTTGTATAAATTAATTGCCTTTTTTGTAGGTCTCTTTGCGTGTGCTACACTATCAAAAGTTTGGTCTAGGTAGAACTCCTCTTTTATATCTGTGTGTATACATGACTACAGTATTGTACCATTTGGTACGTTTAATTCGCCGTATGATACTTATAAAGCCGGTCCAGATGGATTTATTCATGATTTAGATCAGGATCACTATGTCTGTTAGAAGGTGAGATTATTCCTTTTAAGACAATCTTTAAAGTTTGTACAAAAAGTGAAGGAAAAGCACTTGGATTTTTGTGTTTTGAAATAATAGCACTTTATAAGGCTACAAACTTCCATTTAAGCGTATCAAAATTAAGGTAAAATCTAATAAATATTAAAAAACAAGCCTTTTAAAAAGGCTTGTTTCACTCAATCGATTAAAATAGTATGGAGTTGTGCAACGGTTACCGGTGTCGTAAGATGCCTTTTATTTAAAATTTGATAAATCTAATTTCATTTTTTCCATTCGACTTATATAATCTACACTGTTTTTGTCTTCATTATTTACCAATATTTGTCTATCCAGAGCTTTTAAAGTCACGAATTTTAATTTAGTATCAATTTTACCAGTGATTTTAATTTGTCCAAATCCAGTAGCTATTATAGAATTATCCATTGATAAAATTAAGTATTCATCTTTTTCTTGAATTTCTTTAATTGTCTTCAAATCCATTAATTCAGAGCAGTCTTTACTTTTATATTCAAATCCCATTTCGTCAATTTGATTAAACATCCACTTTGCTGTATTCCGAATAAGTCTTTTTTCACGATACCAATCCTCAAGGTTGTATAATAAATCTGCTCCATCGTCACTTCCAAAAGGAGAAAATTCATCAGTACAATCATAATAAAAGCCAGAAGTCATAGAGTTAACAAAATTCGGGTGTGATGTTTCTCTTGTTGGACCATCTTCGGTATCGAAATAGTATTTCATTAATAGGTCAGTTTTTTAGGTTGCTTACAACGTTAAATATATGGCAAGTTGGGCAGAAAACAAGTAATTATTTTCGATTGAGCCACAAGCCAAATCTTTTAATTTTGTTTTAATTTTTCTCTTTAAATACCAAATCAAAAAATTTGGCGACTTTGTAAATATTCACAGACCTTTCTGTTTAGCACAAATGCCCTATGTTTTTTATACAGTGTTACCATTAGTTTACTTTGTTTTCATTGGTTTAATTCCCATTGCTTTCATCCATTCAGAAACTTCTAATGGTTTCCATTCTTTATTATTATAAACACTATAAATGTATTTATATAATTCATCGGTTAAGAAAATTAGTCGTCCATCATTTCCGCCTGAAGCTAGAAATATTCTTTCGTCAATAAATTGCTTTTCAGCTTCTGTATTAATTATTTCTGCAAATCTCATAACCGCTTCTCCCCAACCAGTTTCCTTAAAGTTTTTGAAAATGACATATTCAGTTTCGTTTATAGTAATTCGGTGATTCAGCCATTTATTTTTATCGTCCCATTCTTCAAAATGGTCAGTTACTTTTATTGTTAATCCAATTTGGTCAAAAGTCGGTTTAACTTGTTCCAGCATTTCAGTAAATCCACCTTGCTCGTAAACAATTTCTCCATCACACCAATAGTATCTATAATCTAAAGGGACACCTGTATCATCATCCCAAATAGAAACTAATTCATTTGTAGGGTCATAGCTTTCAATTAGGTTGTTTTTTAGGCCATCAATATTTTTCTTATCAGCATATTTATAATAACCTAGTTTTTCTAGTTCAGCAACAAATTCTTTCGCAGAAACTTTATTTTCTATAGGTTGAGTATTATTTTTTTTCGTTTTGGCAAAGAGTCCAAATCCTATTAGTCCGACTATAATTCCAAATATTATTCCCAATTTCATAGGTCGTTTTTAATTAATGGTAACGTTTGGTGTATGGTTAGTTGTGTATTTAAGCAACTAATTTAGTAAACAAATACGAACCAGAAAAAATTCCGTAGGAATTTTCCAGATAAGCACTTACCAAAGCAATTAATTATACACCGTGTTATGTGTAGGCTTTTCTATCGTTTTAATTATGTTTCTAGTTTTTTTAATGTTTCTTGAACTTCAGTATTATCATCTAATTCTAAAGTTTTAATATAATATTTCTTTGCTGAAATAGTGTCTTTTTGTAATAAATAATAGTCGGCTAAATCTTTATAAACTCTTGGACTTTTTGGGGAATATTTTTGGTTCAATTCGTAATTTTCAAGCGCTTGTTTCGGAAGTTTATGATAATTAAGAAGCATACCTGCTTTTCCGCTTACCCATTGCTCTTCTGGTTTAAACGTATAATCCAATTTTTGAGAAACAAGTTCGAAGTGAGATTTCGTCAAATTTGCGAAGTGATCATCATTTGTTTGAGGAATAAAACTTTTTTCTCTGTATTTGTGTTCATCTTTAAACTCAAACCAAGAATAGAAAAATCTAAAACCATCCATTTGGGATAAAAATGCAGTACTTCCGTGAGTGTCTTTTCCGTAATATTTCCATTCCATATTTAAATCCGTTTCCATATTTTCTATTTGGTCAATAAGTTTGAGTGAATGACGGACGTATTTATTAGCTCGAATTGTGTCTTTCTTTATACTTTCCAAATTACTTCCGTAAGTTGCAGTATTTGCAATTCCGATATAAAGATTCTTGTCTTTTAAGTCTTTATCTTTTAATCTATAATTTGAGTTATTAAAAAATAGTTCGTTGTCAAAATATAAACTGCCATCTATTAGTAAATAATTAGTGAACATTTCTGGATTTGTTGTCAGCGCATTCATAACGACTAAACCACCAAATGAATGTCCAACAATGGTTCTGTTTTGAGAACCAGAAAAATTTTGTTCGATGTAAGGAAAAAGCTCTGTTTGCATAAAATCCAGAAATTTGTTTCCTCCACCAAATTGTTCAGGTTTCCCTGCTGTCGTTGGTGAAAAATCCATCATTCTACTATTATTATCTATGTTCGGAATTCCTACGACAATCATTTCTGGAAGAATTTTTGTGTCGTTCATTTCGCTATATTGTTTTAACATTCCGATAAATGGAACGAAATTATAGTCGCCATCCAATAGATAAACTACTGGATATTGTTCTCTTTTTCTGCTTGGGTCTTTAGCACTTTCAGGAATATAAATTACGAGTTCTCTTTCTTGGTTGAGGATTTTGGAATGTATTGTATCTATTAAACCGATTCGAATTCCGTTATCTGGATTTGAATTTGTTTTTTCTACCTTAATTTGTTTTTGGTTTTGTCCACAGGAAACAATACTCAATAATAAAATAGCAATTAGAAGTTTTTCAATTTTTCTCATTGAATTCGGTTTTTTTTTTCAGCTTACACATAACGGTTTCGTGTATGAAAAGTGCGGGTTTGTGTCAGAGGATTTTCGGAACGAAAATCGGAAGAAAGCAAACACGCACTTTCCTTTGATTAAGCACTAAAATAAGCATTTTTTATACACAGTGTTAGCCACCGTTTTTTAATTTTAGTTTTTTCTTTCGGTATATTATTCCGTGAAAGACTGGGATTATATTTTTACGTTTTATTAGAAACTTATCAGTCCGTTCAAAATCGTTCCACTCATTATTTGACTCTGGAAATGTTTTAATGCTTTCTAAATTCAGAAATAGGGAATCATCGATTATTTTCCATTGACCTTTTTCATTGTATGATTCTATTCCGTGAATATGATAAAGTTTTTTTCGGAAATATGTTCCGTTCTTGTATATAATCAAACTGTCTAATCCAGAATAATTCCTATTCACTTTCCTAAACTCATATGCAAACTCAATTTCTTGAGAAATCAAATTGCTTGAAATAAGTCCTAAAATCAGTATTAGAGTAGTTTTTTTCAAATGGTGGCTAACGTTTTATATAAGATTAGTTGTGTGTTTTAAGTACTAAAGTTAGCAAATAAATCACAGATAGAAAGTCCGCGAGGACTTTCGTAAGTAGGCTAGAACTAGCAATTAATTTTATACGGTGTTGGCATACGTTTTTATATTTTTCGGAATAAAGTTTCATTTAGTTTCTTATCAAAATGCAATAAATCGGCTAATTTTATATTGTTAAGCATAAGTCCAGAAAAGCCTGAGTATTTTAAAATTAATGAGCAGACTAACAAATGAAGTTTATAAACGATATGATGTAACTCGTAAGCTTTTGGGTCATTTTCTACATCAAAAGGAATTCTACCGTGTAAAAAATCATTCCTCATATTTATACACCTTTTATCGTCTTCACTCAACTTTATATTTAATAGTTTGAAAGAAAGTAAAAAACTATCTCTGTTTCCGACTTGATTTATTTGTTCTAATTTATTTAAAACCATCTTTTTGCTATTAAATTCAGATTCGGGAATAACATCTACTATTTTTTTTAACTCTTTAATTGTATTACTAGCTTTCTTCTTTATTTTGAATGGGTTTATCTTTTCTTCATTTTCTTCAATAATTATATTTTTAACTGTTTCTAAAGCAACTGAATATGTTGAAGCCTTTATTTCTATTGGATATTGACAACTTTCTGACATAATTCTAATTGCTCTTAAGAGCCTTAAATCATTTAGGCTTTTATTTATAAGGTCTTGAAAAATTTCTTTTCCTATATATGGCCTAACTTTTTTTGACTCTGATAATTCCCAGTACAATTGAGGGTCTATTGCTGGAATTCCTGATATTGAATCTTCTAATTTTTTATAGTTAAACGATGTTATTTTCTCAAATTTATTATCACTATATTTTAAGATAATGATTTCATCTCTAAAAAGTTGACCGCTGATTAAACCAAAACAATAAGTAATAGCGGAAATATAATTTTCGAAATCGTTGCTTTGAACATTGTCATAGGTCTCAATTACCAAAGATTCAACTTCATTTACTTTATAGTCAAATATCCCAAACTGTTTGTTATTGATTGAAATTTTTATATATCCAGCAACTCTAATTGAAGACCCAACATTGAAGCCCTCTGACTTTATATATCTAATTGGTAAATTATGAAATTTAGGTTTTGGTATAATGGCTCTATGAATCCCAGCAGAGTTGTTAAATGAATTGGATTTTAATTCGTTAATTTCTCCTGTTGATGTGAATCCTTTTCCCATTTTCAAGGTTATTGAACTAGCTCCGTTATAGGCTACAAAATGAAATTCATCATTAATTAATTCAAAAGGATCTTGATAACCATAGCTCTTGTGTTGATATTCTACGGGTGGTCCTTCTGGCAATATTTCACCTGCTGAATACTCAAAGCATCTACTTCCTTTCTCTAGAGAACATTTTATAGTGTTAATAGTTGGATATTCACTTTTAATAATGAACTCTCTTTTGGAAAATAAGTTCGCCAAGAAATCATTAGTTTGAACTAAATTTATTTTTGCTCCCTCAAGTTTAATTTTATCTAATCTATTCAATTTTGTTCAAATGTATGCCAACGTTTATGTATAAGAATAGTTGCGGGTTTGTATGCGAG
This portion of the Olleya sp. Bg11-27 genome encodes:
- a CDS encoding YcxB family protein, whose product is MTLKYKIKEQDFLDFQLFNASKSERINKQKKKGWILMTVGSVLAAFYFYLNQNIALTLYLGLIAITSGFFYPKYFKWSHKKQYKTFIHENYSKRFGQMETIEIKEDSIFSKDKAGELKIYISEIEKIDETQNHFFLKISTGLSLIIPKNEINNSNELRQKFKSMGLTLNNETNWK
- a CDS encoding RNA polymerase sigma factor — its product is MITEQEFTNIYNLHASKIHRLCLGYASGNNELAKEWLQETFIKVWKHRNSFKGKSSIDTWIYRIAVNVCLGDLRKSRKSITINEDLLSNSDNDDNNDNNEGNIKKMYHCIDQLNEQNKALILLELENIPQTTIADTVGLAHGTLRTRLSRIRKSLLKCITNGK
- a CDS encoding alpha/beta fold hydrolase: MKNLILLLVSFVFSLSIYAKNESQPISVEVTGKGKPIVLIPGFAVSGDIWNPLVKELEKNYECHIVTLAGFGGKEAIEFPWLPKVNESLKKYILKNDLQNATIIGHSLGGTIATWLAAQNDLKLSKIILIDALPASGALMIPDFNPENLIYESPYNNQQLALDAVAFEQTATAMSKGMSLKESAQEKIKNWILESDRKTYVYGYTDYLKLDLREDLKNISIPVTIIAASQPYGEEMVKQTYKNQYVNLKDYNFIIAEDSAHFIMLDKPEWFLKQMQTILSTK
- a CDS encoding VOC family protein gives rise to the protein MEFDRTGIILYTIEYKKCVEFYESILGLKKMFESENLTCFKFGQSYLMVELDDEYIGQKTETERFRTCLRMNVPNVKLLAEKLTAENIKVDYQEHSWGTIAKFLDPDGNLCAFKDSGKFEKQIADFKQNK
- a CDS encoding integrase core domain-containing protein, which gives rise to MHTDIKEEFYLDQTFDSVAHAKRPTKKAINLYNEVRLHLSLDYKIPNRYIN
- a CDS encoding alpha/beta hydrolase-fold protein, which produces MRKIEKLLIAILLLSIVSCGQNQKQIKVEKTNSNPDNGIRIGLIDTIHSKILNQERELVIYIPESAKDPSRKREQYPVVYLLDGDYNFVPFIGMLKQYSEMNDTKILPEMIVVGIPNIDNNSRMMDFSPTTAGKPEQFGGGNKFLDFMQTELFPYIEQNFSGSQNRTIVGHSFGGLVVMNALTTNPEMFTNYLLIDGSLYFDNELFFNNSNYRLKDKDLKDKNLYIGIANTATYGSNLESIKKDTIRANKYVRHSLKLIDQIENMETDLNMEWKYYGKDTHGSTAFLSQMDGFRFFYSWFEFKDEHKYREKSFIPQTNDDHFANLTKSHFELVSQKLDYTFKPEEQWVSGKAGMLLNYHKLPKQALENYELNQKYSPKSPRVYKDLADYYLLQKDTISAKKYYIKTLELDDNTEVQETLKKLET